DNA sequence from the Bacillus pumilus genome:
GGATAGATGCTTCACCTTTGCTTCAAGAGATGGGGTTTTGACACCTAGTCGTTTGACGATTTCGTTTGCTTTCCGCTTTTCCTTCGAACGATGTAAAAAGCTGAACACGCTTGAGAATGAACGAAGACTTGCGGCCGTTAAGTTCCACCCCACGCTCTCTTCTGTCAGAATCCCTTCCTTTCTCCGTTCTTCTGGCACAAGGGCCATTCCAGCTCTCACGGCTTGATGAGGCGATGTGATGCGAACGGTTTGACCATGAAGCTTCACAGTCCCTGTCGTTTTTTCTGAGGCGCCGAAAAGGGCTTTACACAATTCCGTTTTTCCAGCACCGACAAGGCCCGCAATTCCGAGAATTTCACCCTTTTTCACATGAAGATGAATATTGCGTAATTTATGCTGGTCGTTTAGCTGCTTCACTTCAAGGGCAATAGGTGCATCCTTCAACGGTGTACGGAGCGGGAATTGCTCCTCTAATGGCGCACCTAGCATTTCTTCAATGATCTGCTGCGGATTTGTATTTTGAACAAGATGAGCTGCGACATCGGTTCCATTTCGCATCACTGTCAGTTCATCACAAATGGTGAAAATTTCAGGCATGCGATGAGAGATAAACACAATGCCCGTTCCATTCTGTTTCAGCCGGTCAATCATTGAAAATAATTTGTTTGTTTCTGTATGACTTAGCGGAGCTGTTGGTTCATCTAAAATTAAAATGCTACATTTGATTGAAACGGCTTTGGCGATGAGCACCATCTGTTTTTCCGCAAGGGTCAGATCACTTACAAGGCGTTTTGTGGAGATGTCGATGTCCAGTTCTTTTAATCGTTGAGCTGCCTTACGGTGCAGCTCTTTCCATTCGACAAATGTTTTTTTCTCAATCTGATGCATCATCATATTCTCACCAACACTTAAGTAGGGAACGAGAGCTGTATCCACTTCTTGATGAACCGTCTGCACACCATATGAGGCCGCATCCTTTGGGGTTTGAATCGATGCCGCCTGACCATTGATTTGGATGCTTCCTTCATAGTGCGAATGAGCGCCAGAAAGAACTTTCATTAACGTGGACTTCCCAGCACCATTCGCTCCAATCAGTGCATGAACTGTCCCTTTTTTTAATGTGAAATTCACTTGATCTAACGCTTTTACTCCTGGGAATTCAATCGAAATATGTTTCATACAAACTAACGGCGAAGTCATAGATGTCCTCCTTCTCATGATCATCATCTGAAAAACGAAACACCCTCTATAGAAGAGAGTGCACGGCGTTTATTTTGAATAATGCTTCTTCAAGGTCTTCATCCAATCTTCTTCAAAGGCAGTAGATGAACCGAACCCCTTCACTTCGTCTGCAAGATTGACCATATTGATGGCCTTTCCTGATTGTTGAAGCTGTTTTTGTGAGATGAGAGAGGCCTCAAGGTCATAGGAAGACGGGGTTTTCTCACCCGCAATTTTCTTCGCAAGAATTCTCACGTCAACTGCGCCAATGAGCTTCGGATCAACCGCTGCTGTGTACTTCCATGGACTGTCTTTTGCTGTCATTTCTTGAAGATCCGCATTTGACACATCAATCCCATAAATCTTCACTTCTGTTCTTCCTGCTTCCTTTAGCGCTCTTGCTGCGCCAATGGCAAAGGCATCCCACGTAGCAAAAATAGCGTCAAGTTTGCCCTTTGGATATTTATTCAGCATCGCTGCCACTGCATTTTGTGTTTGAACAGACGTATCAGAGGAGGCAATACCAAAGCGGTCAAGTTCCTTGATCCCTGCATGTTGTTTGAGCGTTTCTTGATAGACCTTGTTCCGTCTCACCATTGGCGGGAATCCATCTACCCAGAGGTACGCAATATTTGCTGTTCCTTTAAAGTCAGACACGAGTGCGTCTAGTGATTTTTCCGCTAATTGTTCGTCATCTTGAGACGTCACTGTGACCCCTTTGATGTCCTTCAGCTTAGGATTTGAATCGAACGCTACGACTGGAATACCCTTCGCTGTGATCTTTTTCACGTCAGCGACGGTCGCCTCGTCGTCCCCATGAGAGATGATAAAGCCATCATAATTTTCTTCCAGCGCCTGAGAGATCGCGTCATGGAACTTCGCTGTATCTCCATTTGCGGTGTAGACATCTACCGTAAAGCCAAGCGCTTCACCTTCTGCCTTCGTCCCAGCTAAAAACTGCGCTGTATGATCATCTCCTCCAATTTTACGAATGACTTTAATTTTTGCTCCCTGTCCCTTTGCAAATCGCTTCGGTACATTGTCAAAGGAGACCTTTTCGTTCGCATTTGTCTTTGAGCCTGCACTTGATCCAGTGCCGCAGCCTGTTAATAGGACGGTCAATACCGTTAATAATATAAGACAAGATGTAAAATAGTTACGCTTCATTGCTGTTCCTCCTCAAGTTGTTTTTATTTTTCACATCGGAAAACTAGGTAAAAATGTGGGAAAACGCCAGTAAACTGTTCTTTCATTTGAAAAAGAGACGAAAAAAAGCCTCTCTTGGAAAGAGAGGCTTGATCACCGTTGCATGAAACATGTATCGGGATTCTTCCTCTCTTATCTGTCAAAGCTGTAACAGCTTTGCAGGAATTAGCACCAATTTCTATAGTAGAAACGGTTGCCGGGCGTCATAGGGCCAGTCCCTCTGCCTCTCTTGATAAGAGATCCGTTATGAAATTTTGTTTTCGTTGAAATGTCTTCTTTACTTTAATGTGATGTCACATCAATGTCAATGATTTTTTTGAAAATTTAAAACAATGAGTTTGCGATTCAGACTTGCTTAATTTCCGATGATTTTCTTAGCAGGTGATGACTTCTTCAGGCGAAAATCATATTTTTTCTCATTCATAAATTGTGGATTGAGATGTGCTGATCCTTTATCTTGACCGCTTTTAGAGAGATACGTTTTGTAGCCTTCCATCCATTTCCCGCGCCATACCCACTGTGATGCTTTTGCACCTTTGCGGTCGTCATATACGTTCTTCTGGAAGATATTCTTTTGATTTACTCCATAAAGATTCACGACTAAATAATGCGAGGCACTCGCTGTCATGATATTGCTCGTGATTCGATTGTTCACGGCTTGATATTGCATCAACAATTGACCGCCTTCTAAGCCGGCTGTGTCATTTTTGTATAAAATATTATGTGAGATCGTCGTATTTGTTGTTCCGCCTCGCTTTTTATCATAGCCGCCAATTGAAATGCCTGTATAACGGTTCAAATACACTTGATTGTGTTCGATGCGAATACGATCTGCCATTTTTCCTTTATGTTCACTTGTGACTTCAATCCCTAGGTCATTGTGATGTGTGATGTTATGATCAATCACAATGTCCTTCCCGCCATCCACATAAATTCCGCCAGCGGAGATGTCTTTGCCATAGGCTGGATTTCCTACACTCGTAATCTCATACACTTTGTTTCTAGATACGACACCATTTCTGACTTGATCGTACTTTTTAGAAGGTGCTACGTTCTCAAAACCAATTAAATCAATGCCTATATTATCCGTGTGGCGGACGGTGTTATGTGTCACACGGAACTTTTTGACGTTCCCATTGAGCACAAGCGCTTCACTGAAGCCAAGCTTTAATTTTTCAACAGTGTTTCCTTTGATTTCAATGTCTTCAATGGCTGCAGGAGCTTTTGTTCCATAGACCGCAATACCGTGCGCATTCCCATTTTTGTGTGTCGTCTGAATGTCATACACTCGGTTGTTGAGAAGTTTGACGCCTTTCCCGCTTCCTTTGATGAAAATACCGACTGGGGTCAGATCTTCCTTATTCGTCTTGAGATGTCCCACCGTCAGACCTTTGAGGGTAATGTAACTTTTTTGATCGATCGTGACAAGACCGCCATCTGCTTGATTTCCTTTTAGTGAAGCCCCGCTAATGACAGGTTTTTCTTTTCCGTAAGCTTGAAAGATAACAGGTGCTTTCTTTGTCCCTGAATGGCGAACAATCAATTTCTCTTTGTATGTGCCGCCTCTCACGTAAATGATTGCACCAGCTCTCGCCATACTTGCCGCTTTTTTCAGCGTGCGAAAAGGTTTTTGCTTCGTTCCTGGGCTTTTGTCATTCCCGTTTGTCGCCACGTAATAGGCAGTTCCCTGCTTGGCGCCAGCCTCCTCTGTCATCGCTTGACAGCCGAAGCTGATCACGGTCATGAATAAAATGAGTAAAATGCCTGGTATCGCTCGTTTCATCTTGTTGTTTGCTCCTTTCACTTCTCTTCTTTCTTTATCGGTTAAAAAAAAGAGGATTAAAATATGACAATGCCCCTTGCAATGTACTAGTCAAAAGGTGTATGGTTGAAAGAATATCTTACAGGTAATTTATCCGCTTTTAAATTGTCAGATTAATCAGTTAATAATGTATTTGGATTTTATTTCTTTATTAAAAAGGGGTGACATGAGGCAGACTGACGGCAGAGAGAAGGAAAGCGCTTTAACAGATATTTCTTGTCTGAATTCCAGAAAACCTATTGCTAATATTTTGTGAAGGTATAGAATAGAATCATAATTATTTCATATTATTAGAATTTTCAAATAATCAAACAGCAAGGAGATTTACGATGCCAAAACAACCCATCCGCGTTGAACTTAGTTCAACAAAAAAACCAAAACCTCAATCTGATCAACTTGAATTCGGAAAAATCTTCACAGATCACATGTTTGTGATGGATTATTCCATTGATCAAGGCTGGTATGATCCAAGAATTATCCCTTATCAGGCCATTCCAATGGACCCAGCTTCGATGGTCTACCATTATGGGCAATCTGTTTTTGAAGGCTTGAAGGCTTATGTTTCTGAGGATCAGAAAATTCTCTTATTCCGTCCGGAAAAGAACATGGAACGCTTAAACAGATCCAATGACCGCCTGTGTATCCCGCAAATTGATACGGAAACGGTTTTAGAGGGCTTAAATGAACTCATTCGCATTGATAAGGATTGGGTACCTGATGCAGAAGGCACTTCCTTGTATATCCGTCCATTCATTATTTCCACTGAGCCGTATTTAGGCGTTGCGCCGTCAAGCACATATAAGCTGCTCATTATCCTATCTCCAGTGGGGTCTTACTATAAAGAAGGCATCCATCCTGTCAAAATTGCCGTTGAAAACGAATTTGTCCGTGCCGTTAAAGGCGGAACAGGAAATGCCAAAACAGCTGGAAACTACGCCTCAAGCCTCAAGGCACAGCAAGTTGCTGAAACGAAAGGTTTTTCACAAGTTCTTTGGCTTGATGGAGTTGAGAAAAAGTACATTGAAGAAGTCGGGAGTATGAATATTTTCTTTAAAATCAATGGAGAAATCGTGACGCCTGAATTGAACGGCAGCATTTTAGAAGGCATCACACGTAACTCTGTACTTGAGCTATTAAAACACTGGGGAATTCCAGTGACAGAGCGTAAAATTTCGATTGATGAGTTAATTGAAGCACATCAATCAGGCGAGCTTGAAGAAATCTTTGGAACTGGAACAGCGGCCGTCATCTCTCCTGTCGGGGAATTAATTTATCACGATCAGCCATATGTGATTCAAGATGGTCAAACAGGTGAAGTATCGAAGAAATTGTATGAAGCCATTACGGGTATTCAAAAAGGAACACAACCAGATATCTTCGGCTGGACAGTAGAAGTCGATTCGGTCGTCAAACAAGCTTAAGCATGTAAAAGAACCTTTCAATCATGAAGGGTTCTTTTTTTGTTTATTTACCTCTCTGATATACCTTATAATGGTAATAACACATTGAGGAGTGATGGTATGTTTTTTACTTATCTACTAGCGTTCTTTGGTATTTGCATCGGATCGATCATCATCGCTACAGGTTTCGACGATTCACCGTTCCACACCCGGTTTCTATTTAAGTTTCTCGGAATTTCTATCCTTGTTCTTTCTATTACTTTTGTAAAGGTTAGACGAAAAAGGTTACGCAACAAAAAGGCGAAATAGACTTAGATGTCCAGTCAGCCTTCCATCAAATCGTGCACCAAAACAAGACCGATACACCCAAAATCGCCCCTATATATATCCACTGTTTCCCTTTGATGCTCCGCTTTCTTTCGATCAGTAAAAAAATCTCTGGTAAAAAAACGATGATGATTTCTATGATAAAGACAAGATAATAAACAAACGGCATCGGCTGAAAATCAAAGTCTCTTTCATCTCCACCAATTGTTGCGAAATACATCAACAGGTTGGTTGCTGGAATGGTAAAACAAACGAGTAGGCGAAGAACATAAATCCATACATACTGTCTATGACGAATAAGACCAATAAAAGAAGCGATGATGCCATACAAAAACAAGACCACTGTGCCATAACTCAACAGAGGTTGAACGATAAAGCCGTAAAGCATTAAACCAATTGCAACCATACTCAAACCGTCCTTTCTTTGAAGCCATACATGTTGTTTTTTACTATCATACACTTCTTTCTTGAATTTCCATATGGGGCAATGATAAAAAAACGACCCCATAAAGGGGCCATTTTGTTTTACGCTTTGACTGATTTGAAGAATTGCGGTAAATATTCACGATGTGCTTCGAGCATTTCATCTAAAATTTGCTTTGCAATTTCGTCAGAAGGGACAAGCGGATTGATCGTCATCGCTACAAGAGCCGTCTCGTAATCTCCTGTGACTGCCGCTTCTGCTGCCACACGCTCGAATGATTTGATTTGTTGAACGAGCCCTCTCACAGCTACAGGCAGATCACCCGTCGCGATTGGTTTTGGTCCGTCCTTCGTAATGATACAGTTCACTTCAACCGCTGATTCAGCCGGAATGCTGGCAATCGCCCCTCTGTTCACTGTATTGACTGGTTGGATGTCATGTTTATCATTATAGATGGAGCTGATTAAGTTACATGCCGCATCACTGTAGTACGCCCCGCCTCTTTTTTCGAGCTGCGGTGGTTTAATCGATAAATCAGGATCTTTATAGAGCTCAAATAATTCGTGCTCGACCTGCTGGACAACCTCTGCTCTTGTTCCTTTTTCTTGGGCCGCTTTTTGCTCTTCTTCCAGCATATCTTTTGTTTTATAGTAATAGCGATGATACGGACATGGGATCACTCCTAAGCCTTTTACAAAAGAAGGTTCCCAGTTTTTCGCTTCAATGTTCTTCATAGACCACTGACTATTCGGATTTCCTAATTCATCGAGTACTTGATCCATAATGCTGACCCCGTCTAAATACACGTCTAATCCATAGACCATGTGATTGAGTCCGGCAAACTGTACCTCGACCCGTTCAACATCCACATCAAGCGCCTTGGCAATCCCCATTTTTATCCCAATTGGAACATTGCATAGTCCAACTACTTTTTTTAGATTCGTGTAGCGCAGCACAGCTTCTGTGACCATGCCCGCCGGATTTGTAAAGTTCACAAGCCATGCATCTGGACAAAGCTCTTCCATATCCTTCACGATATCTAAAATGACTGGGATGGTTCGAAGGCCTTTAAATAAGCCGCCTGGTCCGTTCGTTTCCTGACCGATGACGCCATATTTAAGTGGGATTCTCTCATCCTTAGCCCGTGCTTCCAGCAGTCCTACACGAAATTGTGTTGTCACGAAATCTGCGTCCTTCAGGGCTTCCCGGCGGTCAAGCGTCAGGTGTACCTCAATCGGCAGACCGGCTTTTTCGACCATGCGTTTCGCGAGAGCACCCACGATGTTTAACTTTTCCTGACCCGCTTCAATATCCACGAGCCATAATTCCTTTATAGGCAATTCATGATATCGTTTGATAAATCCTTCGACAAGCTCAGGCGTATAGCTTGATCCTCCGCCTATTGTGACAATTTTGATTCTATCTTTCATGAATTGACACCTCCGAGTTGCTTCATTTTTTCATGGAGCTCGATGATTTCCGCCGCAAGCTCCTTGACGGTCATTGCGTTCATGAGATGATCCTGTGCATGGATCATTAAGAGGCTAATATCGGTCTTTTCTCCTCTAATTTCTCCTTGGATCAGCTCTGTCTGTGCGTGATGCGCCTCATTTAACGCGTCTTGTGCTTCCTGCAATTTTTGCTTCGCCTCATCAAAATTCCCTTGCTTTGCACATGTAATGGCCTCCATCGCAGAGCTTCTGCCATTCCCGCCGTGTAAGATGAGTTGAAACACAATTTGTTCCATTTCCATCGGCCGCATCCCCCTTGTTTCCTCTATTACATGCTGACGACATTTTCATCAGTTGTTGCATTTGTTTCTAGTTCACTTTCTTCTTTTAATTTCTGCTTATCCCACATTCTAAAGAATGG
Encoded proteins:
- a CDS encoding sugar ABC transporter ATP-binding protein — encoded protein: MTSPLVCMKHISIEFPGVKALDQVNFTLKKGTVHALIGANGAGKSTLMKVLSGAHSHYEGSIQINGQAASIQTPKDAASYGVQTVHQEVDTALVPYLSVGENMMMHQIEKKTFVEWKELHRKAAQRLKELDIDISTKRLVSDLTLAEKQMVLIAKAVSIKCSILILDEPTAPLSHTETNKLFSMIDRLKQNGTGIVFISHRMPEIFTICDELTVMRNGTDVAAHLVQNTNPQQIIEEMLGAPLEEQFPLRTPLKDAPIALEVKQLNDQHKLRNIHLHVKKGEILGIAGLVGAGKTELCKALFGASEKTTGTVKLHGQTVRITSPHQAVRAGMALVPEERRKEGILTEESVGWNLTAASLRSFSSVFSFLHRSKEKRKANEIVKRLGVKTPSLEAKVKHLSGGNQQKIAIGKWLLAEADVYLFDEPTKGVDVGAKKDIFTLIAELAARGKSVIYASSELSEIAGIADRVYVLYDGSIAREMTAPTTEEELLYHSTGGQS
- a CDS encoding sugar ABC transporter substrate-binding protein, giving the protein MKRNYFTSCLILLTVLTVLLTGCGTGSSAGSKTNANEKVSFDNVPKRFAKGQGAKIKVIRKIGGDDHTAQFLAGTKAEGEALGFTVDVYTANGDTAKFHDAISQALEENYDGFIISHGDDEATVADVKKITAKGIPVVAFDSNPKLKDIKGVTVTSQDDEQLAEKSLDALVSDFKGTANIAYLWVDGFPPMVRRNKVYQETLKQHAGIKELDRFGIASSDTSVQTQNAVAAMLNKYPKGKLDAIFATWDAFAIGAARALKEAGRTEVKIYGIDVSNADLQEMTAKDSPWKYTAAVDPKLIGAVDVRILAKKIAGEKTPSSYDLEASLISQKQLQQSGKAINMVNLADEVKGFGSSTAFEEDWMKTLKKHYSK
- a CDS encoding DUF1565 domain-containing protein encodes the protein MKRAIPGILLILFMTVISFGCQAMTEEAGAKQGTAYYVATNGNDKSPGTKQKPFRTLKKAASMARAGAIIYVRGGTYKEKLIVRHSGTKKAPVIFQAYGKEKPVISGASLKGNQADGGLVTIDQKSYITLKGLTVGHLKTNKEDLTPVGIFIKGSGKGVKLLNNRVYDIQTTHKNGNAHGIAVYGTKAPAAIEDIEIKGNTVEKLKLGFSEALVLNGNVKKFRVTHNTVRHTDNIGIDLIGFENVAPSKKYDQVRNGVVSRNKVYEITSVGNPAYGKDISAGGIYVDGGKDIVIDHNITHHNDLGIEVTSEHKGKMADRIRIEHNQVYLNRYTGISIGGYDKKRGGTTNTTISHNILYKNDTAGLEGGQLLMQYQAVNNRITSNIMTASASHYLVVNLYGVNQKNIFQKNVYDDRKGAKASQWVWRGKWMEGYKTYLSKSGQDKGSAHLNPQFMNEKKYDFRLKKSSPAKKIIGN
- a CDS encoding branched-chain amino acid aminotransferase, encoding MPKQPIRVELSSTKKPKPQSDQLEFGKIFTDHMFVMDYSIDQGWYDPRIIPYQAIPMDPASMVYHYGQSVFEGLKAYVSEDQKILLFRPEKNMERLNRSNDRLCIPQIDTETVLEGLNELIRIDKDWVPDAEGTSLYIRPFIISTEPYLGVAPSSTYKLLIILSPVGSYYKEGIHPVKIAVENEFVRAVKGGTGNAKTAGNYASSLKAQQVAETKGFSQVLWLDGVEKKYIEEVGSMNIFFKINGEIVTPELNGSILEGITRNSVLELLKHWGIPVTERKISIDELIEAHQSGELEEIFGTGTAAVISPVGELIYHDQPYVIQDGQTGEVSKKLYEAITGIQKGTQPDIFGWTVEVDSVVKQA
- a CDS encoding 6-phospho-beta-glucosidase, producing MKDRIKIVTIGGGSSYTPELVEGFIKRYHELPIKELWLVDIEAGQEKLNIVGALAKRMVEKAGLPIEVHLTLDRREALKDADFVTTQFRVGLLEARAKDERIPLKYGVIGQETNGPGGLFKGLRTIPVILDIVKDMEELCPDAWLVNFTNPAGMVTEAVLRYTNLKKVVGLCNVPIGIKMGIAKALDVDVERVEVQFAGLNHMVYGLDVYLDGVSIMDQVLDELGNPNSQWSMKNIEAKNWEPSFVKGLGVIPCPYHRYYYKTKDMLEEEQKAAQEKGTRAEVVQQVEHELFELYKDPDLSIKPPQLEKRGGAYYSDAACNLISSIYNDKHDIQPVNTVNRGAIASIPAESAVEVNCIITKDGPKPIATGDLPVAVRGLVQQIKSFERVAAEAAVTGDYETALVAMTINPLVPSDEIAKQILDEMLEAHREYLPQFFKSVKA
- a CDS encoding PTS lactose/cellobiose transporter subunit IIA, which translates into the protein MEMEQIVFQLILHGGNGRSSAMEAITCAKQGNFDEAKQKLQEAQDALNEAHHAQTELIQGEIRGEKTDISLLMIHAQDHLMNAMTVKELAAEIIELHEKMKQLGGVNS